ctttcttTACATTATTCAGTAGTCTTAAACCCATTTAAAACAATACTGAATCAAgataattttgttcatttgaatCAAGAAACAGTGGACAAACCTACACCTGTCTTGGACAGAAAAGATGTCAAAACTCCTATGAAGTAAAATCTTGTCAAAACTAAAAGGTTCTTCTTCTCATATCCAGCATATTTTATTTCAGCTCATATCAACACAGTTCCACTGGGTTTGAGTGAAAGGATACCAGCTTTATAAAGAATAAGTTAATAAAGCCACataaaatgaattcaaattAAAAGAAGTAGactaatatatatttacaaattgaCCTGTGGTTGAATTCGTataacttttcttttcttaaaattattttgtttatgtatgTTGTGGCAACTGTGCATAGTTTTACAATTCCTTGTAAATTGTGGATTCATCTGTACAGTATATGTCTAAAATGTTGAGAGAAATGCAACTACTTTGACAATACAGGTCAaaggtgtggaaaaaaaaaaaacaaggaagcACTTTCTTAGTGGTTCCATAAAATTGGGTAGACTTGTGCTCTTAGATTCAGAGTCATAATACGAATAAGTAAACATTAAATAAGCAATGCAAGTCGGAGTATGTTCAAGAAAATTAAAATCCAAGGAACTCTGTCACTAAGGTAAATTTGCATACAACAAAGTAGCTGTTTGAAATTTGCATATAGCATAGCAGATAAAgatcttttatttactttatatcaGTGAAGCTGtcatttgagttttgagaataATTCAGCATTGAAAAACACTGCACATTTAACATAAAGGAGTTAGTTACTGATGGAAGAGagaaatactgcaaaaaaaagagaaatgtctCTCACTTTTCACTTCTTGTATTAAATGGCTCAAAAGCACAAACACTGTCCATGTGTACAGTACGCCACTTCATCTAAGCTGTAGTGCAAGCCCATTCTGAGCCAGGTGTGGGTCAGTCCGTATCACACCTCAGGAATGGAGTGGTCCATTAGAGATTTCACAATGCTGTTGCACATCCTGTGGAGAGAAAGCAAgcaaagcaatgaaaaaaaagaagaagaagacaattTTTGGATATGTGGAGTGCTCCTGATTAACTGGATTTtgtttacccacaatccccccTTTACCTTTTCATCATGTGTTCAAAGATGACCGCTGGCATCACAGTTACAGTCACAACATTCCCACTAGTGTTGAGGATGTCTGACACCTGAGAGTCctgaagaacagaagaaagTAAAGGAGAGAAGCAGAGGCATTCATTTTTTAGTCCATTTGTATTCCAGGAGTATGATCAAAATGGTTTAATATTTCTAACTTCTTTACTTTTccagaaaaaagacaaatgctCTTGATGTGTGTATCTGAGAGTTCTCTGTACTCTGTAATAGGAACTCTGGAAATTCTCCAAAGAGACACTAAATATAATTCCACCATTCTGAAGACCTAAATACTTTAATAACTCTTTTAAAGGTATCACATTTAGTCGGTTGTAACCTAAATCTCCCCCACATTCATGAAGAGGATTTGTGAATTAAACCACAAAACCACAAAAGAAGGCTTTTAAAATGGCAAGACACAGACTCATCCGGCCAGTTTAAGTTTGGATATgattagagagaaagacagagagagagagagagagagagagagagagagagagagggagggagaaagagagattcacCTTCAGTCCAATCACATTCTGTCCATTGATTTCACAGATCTGGTGGTCAGTGAGCAGTCCATTACGAGCTGCAGAGCTGTCCTTCACTATGGAAGTGATTTTGCCTTTCTTAAAGATGAAACCAAGCTGTCCGCTCATGTCCTTATGCAGAGTGACAGCACGCTCCATTGGCCTGCAGAATGACACATAAAACAATAAAGCTTCATTTCAATACCATTTTTAACATGCCCTTGCTGACTTGCCCTCATTATACACCTTAGTTAAATCCCACTTGCCATCTTAGGCCTTGTTCCGTTACTTCAGCACCAGGATGTTTAATATAATCCACAAAaggccagtgtggctgcaggtcttcattccaaccaagctcCAGTGGAAACGATTGGACACTTGTTTTAACAGCTCAGGTGAAGTTCAATAAATGAGTCCATGGAGGTCTGAGGGATCAAGTCAACTAAACCTGCCCATGAGGAGTGGCAATCTGACAAGATAAAGTGTTTTTGTAAGGTGctgggccaccacaagccacAAGAACAACTTCATTGTTCTTTGGCATAGAGTTTAAAAGTCTCTGAACTGTACTGAagtgatgaacaccattcttatAAAAATGTTCCGTCAgttggtgttgatgatggtgatagagAGCACTGTCTAAGACATAGCCCTAAtaggtgttcaactgggttgagattTGGTGACTGTGACGACCAAAGCATatgatttaaatcattttcttcttcaacaaaccattcagtgagctcttATGCCCTGTGGATGAGGGCCGGGTCATCCTGAAAGAGAGTACTCCATTCAGGATAGAAACATTTGATCATatgataaaggtgatcagtcagcaTGACTTGATCCTTTCCCAAACCAAACAACCTATTTTTCCTGAAATGTGTCACCCACCTGtagtaatgttattaatgccaagaaaattattaaaatttaccTAAGAACATTGAAACATGAATACAGTGCCTTCATTACACCATGTTATTATCTATGGCATACTACTGCAgactatagtttttttttgttttgttttgtatttttttgtgattttttacTACAGCATTAGCTGATGTTGGAAAGCAAAATGCTGCTGTTGTCCTTGAAACCACGGGTAAACATTTTCCAactaaaaaaactgaaagattgTCCTAGTATAGTGTTCCACTTCTCATGTAGGTCATACACACTTCTAAGTCATCTGTGAAAGGTGATGAGCAACTAATGAACACAGAAAGAAGTTAAGTAAAGAAACAGAGACTGAGTATTGGCTGTTAGTTTGCTAATTTGCTTTTACATACTGTGTAGTGCTCTTTTGCCTTGATTTTGTATTTGGAGttctggaattaaaaaaatgttgcttgTGGATCAACTGGTAAAAAATAATAGATTACCAATATACACAGTTACCTACTTTTAGACTTGCTCACTATTGCTGCATCATTGTGCGGATGTTAAAATATCCTGTTCCTGGTAGCTTTATCAATAATTCAGCTGAGGCAGTCTCactcttataaataaaatatttgtgtgttgtatgttcATGACCACCGGATACGCTGACTACCGGATTATGTCCTTTAGATAAGCATCATGTGTGTACCTGTCTCGTACAGCTAGTGTTATTCTCTCAGGGCTGGCATTCTTCAGAACCTTGTGTGCACGGTCACTGCTCCAGCCAGCGCAGGACTCTCCGTTGATCTGCAGAATCTGATCGCCAAAGCGAAGCCCTGCTAATGCTGCCGCAGTGTTCACTTGTACTAGCTGTACAAACACCCCCTGAATAACAGACATCACAATAATCTCAGCACTGGCCAACAACATGCAGtaatttagacaaaaaaacTTCTTTTCAGTTTCCAAATTATGGATAGAGCATGAAATTAGCTGTGATCAGTAATATTACAATTACAGTCAAGaggtacactcactgtccactttattaggaacacctgcacattcatgcagttatctaatcagccaatcatgtggcagcagtgcaattcaaaaaaaaaaaaaaaatacagggcaagagcttcagttaatgttcacatcaaacatcagaatggggaccaaatgtgatctcagtgactttaacctgggcatggtttttggtgccaggtggactg
This genomic interval from Pangasianodon hypophthalmus isolate fPanHyp1 chromosome 4, fPanHyp1.pri, whole genome shotgun sequence contains the following:
- the sdcbp gene encoding syntenin-1 yields the protein MSLYPSLEDLKVDKFIQAQNTPTASPSKATPLALPDPAHYQSSPAHTGSNVEEVGTDASGSLYPQLSEFMGLNLSIEAIKAFSITVPEQSSGALSVHSSGTNWTVAPITGNDMGVKRAEIRQGVREVVLCKDMDGKIGLRLKAIDNGVFVQLVQVNTAAALAGLRFGDQILQINGESCAGWSSDRAHKVLKNASPERITLAVRDRPMERAVTLHKDMSGQLGFIFKKGKITSIVKDSSAARNGLLTDHQICEINGQNVIGLKDSQVSDILNTSGNVVTVTVMPAVIFEHMMKRMCNSIVKSLMDHSIPEV